The Macaca mulatta isolate MMU2019108-1 chromosome X, T2T-MMU8v2.0, whole genome shotgun sequence DNA window GGCTCCCTTTCCAGAACCCAGCCGTCTCCCGATGCACCTGGCGGCCCCACCCCTCCCTTTGAGGGCTTCTCCGTGGTTCTGAGTGCACCTGGGACTCACTGCCCCCTTTGCTGTGGCCAGACAGACGGAAGGGATGCGAAGGTTTGCTGAGACGCAGCAAGTCTGGGGTGGACAGTTCCATCCAGCACCCACAGCAATGGCAGAGACGTGGACACTGACAGGCAGAAGGGCCTCAGATGGCCCAAATGAAACATTAAGCCAGCTGCTTCTGTGACCAAACAACCAGCAGGGCTAGAAACACAAGGAGTTCCCAGATCCAAACTAGGGAAGGCTTGGATGGAAAGGCAGAGCCAGCCTGGAAACAGAATCCCTGCGTCACCAGAAAACGACATCATGATCGCTTGAGACACGAGAGTGTAATCCGAGGCAGCAGCTCCAAGGGCGTGTCAGGCTCGGCCCCACTTCTGCTCCCAGTGCAGCTGACCCCTCCTCATCCTACCAATGTCGGTGAAAGGGCCACTTGTTCCCAGAAGCCCCATGGGTGGTCTGTCTCCCCGGCTGAGCTGGAGACTCCTCGAAGGGGAGAACCAGTTTCGAGGTCTCTgccaccccagcccctggcacataatagatgcgCCATAAGCGGTAACGGAACTGAACGGTGAGCCCCCCAAGTTTTGGCACAGGAATGGCTTCAGATCCCAGTTGCTAATGAAACAGAAACTTTTCATATCCTGCCGGGCTGAGGCCTCTGTGACTCGGGGACAAAGGTCAGGTGTAATGATCTCAAGAATGTGTTTGCTGGCCCCACTCTCACTCCACAGGCTGGCCAAGTGGTTGGATCTCTGAGTTTCCCTCGACCATAACACTTAGCAGGGAAGACacacttctttgtttcttttagagacaggatctcactctgtagcccaggctggggggcagtgatgtgatcacagctcactgcagcctcaacctcccaggctcaaatgatccttaccacctcagcctccagagcagctggtactacaggtgtgtgcaactGCTCCtggataatattaatattaatcttttgtgtttttttttttttttttttttttttttttgaggagacggggggaatctcactatgttgcccaggcttgtgtccaattcctggactcaagtgatcctcccactttgacctcccaaagtgctgggataacgggtgtgagccaccacacccggccaggaaatatttcttgaaagaaagaatgagagagtaCCTCCTGTCTCCCCAGTACAGGGTTTGGCACTGGGGATACAGAAAAGCTCCAGACAAGCTTCCTGCCTTTATGGAGCTCACAAAGTAGGCTGGGCTATTAGGCACTAAGACAAATCACTGTCATACAATGGGTACTCGCCATTCCTGCACAGGAAAGGGTCACTCACCCCTACCACCAAACCTAGGAACGGCCACATGCTGCTCAAAGGGTCAACACAGCTGCCTTTCACTGTCCTCAAGTGATGGCGGGTGGGCGCTCAGAGAAGACCAAAGGCTCAAGGCCAGGGGACTAGGCCAGCCGGGGCTTCCCAACAGACCCCCATCCTGAGTCCGACACAAGAGCCCGCAATGACCCCCACAGGGTGAAACAAGCCGCTCTCACAAGCCCTGGTAGGTATGGCTGGGCCCTCCCCCTGGTCCACATGAGGCCAGCCTACACCATCCCCACTTAGACCGCCCCACTCAGGCCAAATTCCTGGGAAAGGGGCTGGGAATCTGTGTAGAGCGGGGGAGATTGTTCTCATCATATAGGTGAGAGATGATGCCGACCTGGCCTGGGGAGGGTGGAGACGACACATTGAAGGAAACTGATTAGACGGAAGGTGAGATGACAGAGTGCGGGGCCATGGAAACACGTGTCGCCAAGACAGAGAACGAAGCAGAAGGAAGCCATTCCGGGAGTCGGGGGACAGGCAGTGAGGTCGGCTGGGGTCAGGTTGGGTTGGAAGTACCTACAGGCCATCCAAGCTCACATGACTGTACTGGTTTGAAACTCCGGAATTCAAGCAAAGAGACCCCTGCTTAACTTTAATTCGATGGCCCTCTCTGAATATGGACATCCTGGCCCTGTCACCTCTGAAGCTTCGCCATTCCAGATGATGCCAAATGTGATTTCAAATACATTTCATCCATTCCGAGCAAGTCTTCTCTGATTCGGAAACACAAAGGCTATCACTGCCAGCGTGTGTGGACCAGGACCAGCCCTCTGGAGAGGAGGGGCTCTTATGGGCCCTGGTACGTTTTGTGTTTAAGCACACATGTGTTCTTCATGAGTGCCCCCAAGgtgtggaagaaaaagaaaatctcattgtgTGGTAGTGACAAAATGCTGATGAAGCAAACTATCAACAGCCCTCTGGAGGAATAACTTTCAAGGTAGGATGAACTGCGTGTAAGGAATTTGGAAACAATGGTTTTTTGGAAGTGGCTGAAAGCCACAGAGACAACCGGGAGAGCCAGGCGACATCGGCCCCGTGGTGTCTAGCGTGGGGCCCAAGGCTTGGTGACTTCAGGGACTTCATCACGGCACCGTCCGCCTCATTGCGTCAAGAAAAGGTGCCAATTAGAACAAGTTTCAGAGGAAAAATACGGCCTCCAGTGAATTGAACAGGCTAATTTAAACTTTGGCAAACTGGCTCACTCCGGAGCTCATTAGAAATTTTCCTCAACAGCAAGTAATGAATAACTTTCTTAATCATTTTCTGCTTATAAAGGTAATACATGTTCACtgtaaaagaagaggaaatgtggGCAAgtttggaagagaaaataaaaaaccaaCCATTATCTCGCCGCCAAGGATAACGACAATGAAAATGTGGTGTATTTCTGGATAAATGAGCTGATTCTTGTCTAGTGCCTACGACAGTGGTTTGGGACGTGGTAACCACCCAACAAATGTTACTGGTTATCATTATTCTCATTGCTAGTAGGCTTAGAACAGTCTTTTccgatgctatccctcccccagccccccacccccgacagaccccggtgtgtgatgttcccctccctgtgtccgtgtgttctcattgttcaactcccacttatgagtgagaacacgcagtgtttggttttctgttcctgtgttagtttgccgagaatgatggtttccagcttcatccacgtctcTGCAAACgacacgaactcattctttttcatggctgcatatgTGCCGCATTTTTAAAATCcggtctaacattgatgggcatttgggttggttccaagtctttgctattgtgaacagtactgcaataaacatacgtgtgcatgtgtttttatagtagagtgattcataatcctttgggtatatacccagtaatggaattgctgggtcaacgagttgatgggtgcagcaaaccagcatggcacatgtatacctatgtaacaaacctgcacatcgcacacaggtaccccagaacttaaggtataataatggaaaaacgaaagaaagaaagaaagagagaaagagagagaaagaaagaaagaaagaaagagaaagaaagaaaagaaggaagaaagaaagtcttTTCCATTCCAACAATCAAATAAAGTTCATCTAAATTTTCTTCcaatgttttcacttttattgTGTCTATATTAGGTCAATACATTCTAAACTCTTCAGACACTATAGCAATATTTCTCTATATAGCATTCCCCCTCCCCCGTGCTTCTACTGAGATACGTATCGGCAGCCTGAGAAGTCGGTGTTCCTTTGTCCACACTCATCGCTGTGCATCCGTTCCATTTCATTCGCTCCACAGTCAGCCGCACCTCAGAGTTGTCCTTCAAAGGGTGAGAGACTAAGACAGTTATCCAGTGACTCTTGGCCGCATCAGTGGGGGGCTGTGTCCAAGGGTACAAATTCCCCCGAGCTTCCAGGCCCACCCTGTGCAGGGCACAGGAAAAAAAGGAGATGTGTCGGGAGCTGCAGGAGGGGCGCTGGCACAGGGCACAGAGGTGCCCATCCCAGCAGCTGAGAGTCAGAAGGCACGTGCAGGGGGCCCAGAGGCTCAGCAGGATCTGAAATGTGAGAAGATGTCTACAAACACAGAGGTGCAGGAGGACGCCGGAGATGACAGTCACTGGAGGGGCTCTGAGACGTGCATAGAAAACAGGACAGAGCTTGGTAGCAGCACTCATTTGTCGCCCTGCCACACACAGCCTGTGTTTTCTCCTTGACGGCCCCATCTCAGTAGGACCCAATAATGCCAACGCCTGGAGATCCCCCTGGACAATGGTCTTTGTCCTCCACATCTGGTCCTCCCCTACACCTGGGGCTTGGACCTGCTAAGGAGCTCTTTCCAGCTTTCTAGACACCTGTGGAATCCCTTCACCCATCCTTCCCCGCCAGTGTGGCTGCTCTCCAGCCCACTCTCATCCTGCTCTCCCGCCAAGTGCCTCGGCTCCAGGGGGACGAGGCTTTCCCTGGGCTGCTGCCTTCCCTGCTCCCTTCCCAGTCCCCAGAAGGGTGCCGGCTGCAGAGGCCTCCAGAGCAGAGCCTTGCTCACCGCATCAGCTCCAGCTGGAGGAGGTTCCCCCTACCTCCTGTACCCCAACCCCTTCTTAAAGCAGCAGAGGCGGAAGCCGGAGCCTGCTTTGGAAAATGGCATGCTTTTATTGCTGCGTCTGCATTGACTTTTTAGCGCTCTAAGAATGTCCCCGCAGTCCTGCCGCCCTCTGCCAGCCCCAGCCCTCCAGCCTCTGTTCCCGTGTTGGGGAAGCCTTTCTCAGGGTCACTCAGCTGTCTCAGGACTGGATGTGGCACAGACATACGTAGGTAAAAGCTGCTACACGGAAGACTGGAGGTGCGGGAAGTGCATTCGCTTTAAGCCTAGAGGTGGGAGCCGTGTCCGGGGTCCTTTCCTGGGGGTGTGCATGTTACCAAAATACCAagggtttggtctaggtcctgctgctggCCGCACAGAAAGCCAAAGACTGAGACGAAGACAATTACCAGGGAAGACAgctttaattgggtgctgcagcCGGGGGATGGGAGttaagtctcaaatccatctccctgactaaAACTaagggtttatatagcagggaagaaaggcACCAATGTGTAGGAAAACAGGAACTCGGGAGGGCCCAGAAAGCAATCCTGATGAATGAGGGGGTCCAGCATCTCATTGCCTGGATGCGATCTGGTGAGTTTCGGTTCTTTGATACTTTGAGAGGCCCCAAGGtcatttcctgaggaaggaatTCAGATAAAACAACTGTAAGGTTCAAGCTTGAAGACCAGAAGGGTCAGTTTCTATGTTTATCAAAAAGAACAGCCTACGGGACGATTGGATCGGTTTCATGCCCAGCCCAGGGTGCAGGATGTGGGAGGCCTGAGTTGGCCTGGTGAGCAGCCCAGACACCCGGGATGGAGGAGTGCAGCCTCTCCTCCCACAGACTTGTGAACAGGGTGTGGAGACAGACACCCAGCTCCTAGGACcatgccacccccacccctgcctacCTCTCGCAGCACCTTTCCTGTGGATCTGACGCCCTTCCAGACACAGAAGTAGGCCAGCACCCGGCAGGCCAGCAGACCACAGGGTCACCTCCCAGCTGAGGGCCCTCCGCACCTCCGACGCCGCCAGGGGagcaagggaaggagggagagagggagatccCATGAGGTCTGTGCTGGGAGACAAGGGAACTATGGGGTCCCCTCAAGGAGTCCtggctcccttccctcccccagctctggtCCCGCTGGTGCCTCCCATCCACATGGGCTGGACCTGGGGCCAGGGAGCCCCTGGGTGATTGGGGGCCCGACCTGGGGCCAGGGAGCCCCTGGGTGACGGGAGGCCACCCCCGAACCACCCGACCTGCAGCTCCAGCTCCCCCACCTGGCTGGGCGACCAGGACAGGGACCGAAGCTGCTGAACCCAGTTAGAGGCCTGGCCCCGGGGTCTGTCCTGGGCACTCCCCCAAGGACAGGCAGGGCAGGCAGAGTCTGGGACGATGGCCGCACAGCCCTGGCCCCATGTTCCCAGGCCCGCCTTGCTCCTCGGTGTGAGGGAGACCAGGGGGACGGGACAGGCTGGGCCCCGCCGTGCCTGACTCCCTGCAGGGCTCCCGGGACAAGGGCCCGGCGGACAGCCGGCTGCTCAGGGGTGAGGGGTCCAGGCTGGCATCGTGGCCACCTTCCGGCCCGGGCTCTCTTGGGGTGGGGCGGGCGGGGAGAACCAGTCACGTGCTCCAGGGCTCGCCCAGGGTCTCTCAGGGCCGGAAGTAGGACCCCTGTGCGCAGGCGCCCTGAGGATCCCAGGCTGCCAGTCGCACGCACGCCAGGGGGCGGAACTTCCTGCAGCCTCACTGCCTCCGCGTCCTCGTGGGCCCTGACTTTGTCTCTGAGCACACCACAGAGGCCCAGGAGCCATGCGGGCCGCAGGCCAGGGCACAGGGGGTGCGGCGGGCGATGCTGATGGCCCAGGAGGCCCTGGCGTTCCTGGCGGCCCAGGAGAGGCGGGTGCTGCGGGCGACGGAGGTCCCCAGGGTGCAGGGGCAGCAAGGGCCTCGGGGCCGGGAGGAGGCGCCCCACGGGTGCCGCGTGGCAGTGCTGCTTCTGCACAGAATGGAAGCTGCCAGTGCGGGGCCAGGGGGGCGGAAAGACGCCTGGTTCAGTTGTATCCTGTTGGGGGCAACAGGGTCAAGAGGTGGGGGGCAGGgccaggaggtgggggagggcagggccaggtgcaggAGGTAGGGTTTGGGAGATGGGGGTAAGGGGCCGGGTGGGGGGGAGTGGGGGCTGGGAGTTGGAGGTGGGGGGGTGTGGCTCGGAGGAAGGGAgcaggtgggggatgggaggtggAGCGTGTGCACGGTGGGTGCTGGGCGATGGGGTGACGGGCAAAGCGCCAGGAGGTAGGGGGTCTTGGGTATGAGAAAGGATCAGGAGTTGGGGGGAAGCGTGCAAGGTGGGAGCCGGTGGCTGGGGTGTGGGCTGGATGGGGCTGGGGGGGTTCAAGTGATGGGGGGACGGCTGATGCGGCAGGGGTCATGGTGGGGAGGGCCTTGGAAGGGCACACAGGAGTCAGCTTGGGGTACAACAGAGGAAAGTGGGGAATCAAGACAGCTGGGTGGGGTTGCTTCAGGACCTGGGCCAGTGCGTGGGAAGACAGCCTGTGGGGATGAGATGGGCACCGGCCAAGTCCTAGGCATAGTCCAAGGTCCTTAACCGGGTCCCCACCGGGAACATCACGATGCCTTTCTCATCGCCCATGGAAGCGGAGCTGGTCCGCAGGGTCCTGTCCCCGGATGCCACACCGCTCCCCCGACCAGGGGCGGTTCTGAAGGACTTCACCGTGTCCGGCAACCTACTGTTTATGTCGGTTCGGGACCAGGACAGGGAAGGGACTGGGCGGACGATGGTGGTGGGTTGGGGGCTGGGATCCGCCTCCCCGGAGGGGTAGAAAGCTAGAGACCTGGGAACACCCAAGCACAGGGTCTCAGAACAGAGACCTGGTACACCAGGTCCGCCGCCACCCGAGGGAGCCCGGGGAGATGGGTGCAGAGGTGTCGCCTTTAACCTGATGTTCTTCGCCCCTCACATTTAGCCGACTGACTGCTGCAGACCACCGCCAACTCCAGCTCTCCATCAGCTCCTGTCTCCAGCAGCTTTCCCTGTTGATGTGGATCGTGCAGTGCTTTCTGCCTGTGTTTTTGGCTCTGCTTCACTCAGGACAGAGGCGCTAAGCCCAGCCTGGTGCCCCTTCCTAGGTCGTGCCTCCTCCCCTAGGGGATGGTCCTTGCACGAGCGGCCACTTCATTGTGGGGGCCTGATTGTTTGTCGCTGGAGGAGGCCGGCTTACATGTTTGTTTCTGTAGGAAATAAAACTGAGCTACAATTCCGTGTCTGAGTCTCTTCTCGGCGAGCGAAGGCACCTTCAGACTTGCGTGCCCTTGTCCTCGGGTTGCAGGGGAGGCTCTGGGATTCAGAGATTGAAGTAGCACAAGGTAATGGAAGACAATTTGGGAAATGGGGGAAAATGAAAAGCCACTGGGTCCCGCCGTTCAGCTTTAAGTACTGTGGACATTTTAGAATACTTTCCTCAATATGCTTGcatttatatgttaaatatatgacAGTAGCATGTATGATGTTTTTCCAGCTCAGCATTAAGTTTGTTCCCAAATTGTCTTCATTGAACATATATGAGCTTTTGTGCTTTCTAAAAATGCTTCAAAAACATGTGCTTGAACAGATGCATAAAACCAGCATTATCATTTCACCATTAAACATGTGatatgggccgggcatggtggcgcgcacctgtattcccagcgttcggggaggctcaggtgggaggatggcttgagacctgCAATTGGAGGCCACTCTGGGCAATGtagcgagattctgtctctatgagaatcatttaaaaattagg harbors:
- the LOC701606 gene encoding cancer/testis antigen 1 isoform X1 — encoded protein: MRAAGQGTGGAAGDADGPGGPGVPGGPGEAGAAGDGGPQGAGAARASGPGGGAPRVPRGSAASAQNGSCQCGARGAERRLVQLYITMPFSSPMEAELVRRVLSPDATPLPRPGAVLKDFTVSGNLLFIRLTAADHRQLQLSISSCLQQLSLLMWIVQCFLPVFLALLHSGQRR
- the LOC701606 gene encoding cancer/testis antigen 1 isoform X2; translation: MRAAGQGTGGAAGDADGPGGPGVPGGPGEAGAAGDGGPQGAGAARASGPGGGAPRVPRGSAASAQNGSCQCGARGAERRLVQLYLTMPFSSPMEAELVRRVLSPDATPLPRPGAVLKDFTVSGNLLFIRLTAADHRQLQLSISSCLQQLSLLMWIVQCFLPVFLALLHSGQRR